The DNA sequence ATACCACCTGCCAGCTCTGACCTTTGAATCAATTAACACATTTCGGAGTGCATGTCACCGAGGAGCAGAGAAACATCCCTCCTCACTTTGCTGTACGTAGGTTTCAGTGTCTGGGCTTCAGCGACACCATTTGAAAATGTATAAGTTTCCACCAAGACAGAAGTTGTACTGCTGAAAGACCTGAAGCTTGACCAGAGACGACACAACTATTTCTTCAAGTGCTACTGCTGCAACACGCGCGATGCCAATCATTCATCGTGTAAGTTGACGATTTACTAATAGACAACCGCTTGAGTCTAGGTTCCAAAACCTACAAATGTTTGCTGACGAAGTCAGCTGTCACTCGTCTTCAGCACAAAATGTATTGGCTAACCACACGGACGCCTTGCAATACTTGAAGATATACCGGACAACTTCTTCTGTTCCCATAatgaaagttttgttttgtttttctccctcAAGATTCTCGCCAATGTCAAGTGTGTCTGGAAGCAGAGACAACCGAGTTCCCTCTTGCGCAGAGCCAGGCGAATCGTCTATGGTGCGAGATACTGCTAACATTTGGTCAAGCTGAACACCAGACACAACCATCTCTCCCACTAAAGCTTGGTACTCGGGGACATCACTACTGTAGCTATTTATCCCAAAGATCAACCTTGTCAGAAAAGTGTAAGGCAGCATGTTCGCATCTCTTGACGTCCTGATGTTTTATTATTCAATGGTACTCCAGATGCACTTTAGAAGCAACGTGATTTTGCTGTATAAAGATCTGTTTGGATGCCTGCATCTGAGCACATTTATGAGAAAAGCTTCCTAACCTCAAAGTATTCATTGTCATTATGTTTCGAATCGAACAATGTTCGTGTTATCTGAGCAGcttttgtctgtgtttctcaGTATGCCCTGCTTTACATAAAATCAACAGTGTTGTTCTCTCTTGTCCTGATTGCACACAGCGTAGCTGATACAAGGATGATAATGGTGGGTTTTTGTACTAGCTGTATCTGCAGCTCTGGGGGTCTCTAACACTGTGTGTATCCCGCTTCCTGCATTCCACATGCCGCAAGTTCCGCAGTCATACGAGGAATCATTTGTTGAGTGGTTGTCCCTTTTCATTGTACCTTCACTTTGATTCATTGCCTTGGTTTGAGGTCCGGTGTCAGTGAATTAGTACACGCTGTTCTCTCTTGTCTATGCGCAGCTCTTCTGTAGCTTTACTTCATCTGATCGTCACGTGTTGCCGCCGCACTTGGGGGAGCGATGCTGGGCTGTATGGCCCCACGTGGCGAGAAGGACTAGCACTCAGTATATGACTAGTACAATAGTTGCGGTATCAGTACCTCGCCATCTTTCTAACGAACTTGACACTACCGGACTGTTTCTGAACGTTGCCTTTCACATGATCAAACTCCAGCATGAGCTTGTGTAGCTCCATGCAATGGCAAGTCCCATACCTGTTCTAAATATCACTGAACAGCTAATCAGGGTGAGGTTCTGTTCTGAGGAACTGCACTTACGTCCGCTAAGGTGCATCGATGTCTCTAGCTCTGAGCAATTTGTTGAATCGTCTATGGCTGACTGGCCGTTTTCAGCGACGAATCTTTCAACCGGCGTTTGAGCAGTAGACAGTTTCGGTATGTTtggaattttgttttcactttgaaGAGCACGTTCATGTTCAAGCGAAACAGCGCAAGGCAGACAAATTATTTTCCAGAGTAAACCATCAGCAGAATTTCTTGCTGACACCTAACAGCCTCTGTGAAGAAGTAGTGTTCTATTTTGAGTATGTTCTAAAGGCGGCTTCGCCATGAGTTTACAGGACGCGACTAACAGACTTTCTTGGGAATGTTCCTGTTTAGAACACCTTAGGTTTTTAGATGTGCCCTTTTCGATTTTAACTAGTgtgtttgagttttgtttttaattagtAGACCACACGTCAGTTTTCAACGTGTTTTTCATTCCTCAGTAAGCATGCACTGAATGCTGACAGAATTATTTCAGCATCAGATCACACCTGCAACACCTTTTTTGGAAGTGTTAATTGCAGTTTCAAAGCATGCGTTTGAGGGTCCGTTAATGAAGGCAGATCGCACGTCAGTTTTCAAAGTACTTGCACTTCACAGTAAGCATTCAGCAAATGCTGACAAAGGTATTAGAACACATCTCCGCTCCAGCAACATGTGACTGATGATCGTGAGAAGTAATCCTACATCACGCCTTAAGATTGTGTTCACGAAATCTTTATAGGCTTACTgcttaacatggaatttcaacCTACATCTGACAACAAAATCACAGCCAAGCCACTCAAAACAACCTACCCACCTCAACCTCTTGTTAACACATGGtcgattgcttgattgattgtatTATtgtatgattgattgattgatcaaccGGCGTTTGATTGATCGATTGGTTGGTTAGTCTTGTCCAAAGAATCAGCAAAGTATATTAGTCTTACGATCTGATCAGTTCCATTACCTGTTGTTGAATAATTTGAAAGGTGTCTGAGCTCTGGTTCTTACATGCCAGGTAAACCATTCAAGTTGAAGCTTTTGATAATGTCAAGTTATTTTATGCCAGGTTGACCAAACTGTGAGAAGGTTTTGAACGTATATGTTATGCAGCCTTTAGAGTTACTGCTTAACCAGACTGTGTCATGTGTGGAAACAGACCTTGCTTATGAGTGTTCACTCGAGTTGCAGAGTACACGACAACCCAACTCACCACCCTGACAATCTGTTCTTCATGCGCTTGAGAAGGGAACGGAGGTCGTCCCTAAAGGTCCTGTTCATGAAAGCGTAGATGAAAGGGTTGGCCACATTGTTGAGGAAGAATATATAGAAGATGATGTAATTCATACCCACGGCCTTTAAACCAATCAGCCACGACGGCAGAAAGGAGATTACGAAGACGACCGTGACGACGAACAACATGGCCGCTGTCTTAATGTTGGCGTACAGCATGCGGTCTCGCAACGCCACTGAGGTCCGGGTGGGAACCCTACCTGTGGTGGTTGTTTCGGTGCCGTTGTTGCCGTTGTTGATGTTGGTGAGCTGGGTCTCCTCGGGCGCCGTTTCAGGACCGTTGACCGTGGAGGCATAGCAGCTCATCCTCTTGCGCTTGGCTTTCCAGGCCCGGCGGATGAGGATGGAACGATAGATGAGAGCGTAGAGAAGAGCAAGGACAAGAAAGCAGACGAGGAAAAGAGCGGCGTAGATCTTCTGGTAAACGTCGTGAAAATCGTTGCTGTAGATGAGAGGGTTGCCCACGCAGGTCCCAAAGTAGATGGTCACTGTTTTATTGAGCATGATATACTCCGGTTCTTCCTCAGAGTCTGTGTTGTTCACCCGCGCATCTCCCCCGGGTGGTGTCACCGTTGCGGTGGAGAGCAGGCGCGTCGTTGCCTCGTACAGAGAATCCCCCGCCGATACGGGGACGATGTTGGACGTGCCGTTCAGCACGGAATACACAGACCCAGTGTCTGCTCTCCCGTCCACCaccgtcgtcatcgtcgtcgagCCCACCAAGGTCGCCAGCGACGACCCAGACGACGTCAGGGAGACTGGTACCTCTTTGATGTCCAAGTAGTAGACGCCGTAGCCCAAGGCAGTTATGATCCCAAAGACTGAGGCGAGGAGGGTCAAGCAGATGAGGCAGATCTTGGCCCGTTTCACCGTCATCACGTGCAGGAAGGGGTGACAGATGCAGAAGTAGCGGTCAAAGCCGACAGCCACCATGATGAAGGCAGACAGCGGGATGTTGAAGGTCATCAGGAACATGTAGCATTTGCAGACAAAGTCGTAGTGCAGCTTGTATCTGCGTTGAGAATATACAGACAAAATGTCATTAATGTTTGTGATGCTGGTATCTACGTGGGGAATAGACAGACAACATGTTGGTAATATTCCCCATGTAGCATTTGCAGACAAAGTCGTAGTGCAGCTGGTATCTGCGTTGAGAATAGACAAACAACATGTTGCTAATATTCCTCATGTAGCATTTGCAGACAAAGTCGGAGTGCAGCTGGTATCTGCGtgaacaaagacaaacaaaatattCTTCATGTTTTGTTATTCAGGTGCTGACTGCTACGATTAATTAGTGTAATTTGGTTATAATGGCTTATGAAACTATTCATGTATTTGCATCGTTTAATACACTAAGTTCGCACGCAAAAGTGAAAATAATAAAATGTCTATTTCTTTTTTAAAAGACTATGAGTAACTATGCAGTTACAATAcaatggggaaaaaaatcaaaacaaaaaggaaGAATCAGGCTTTTCTGATTTAAAATAAGAGAAAAATGCTGACTTGATTTGAGAGTTAGTACAGTTTAAGCAaccattagagagagagagagagagagagagagagagagagagagagagagagagagagagagagagagagagagagagagagagagagagagagagagaaagaaagaaagaaagaaagaaagaaagagactcAGAGTGAAGAGAGTTTAGTCGTCCAAGGCCACATAGTGATTTCacagcaataataataatatgcacATTAATGACTTATAATCGAGCATTGGgaacgacagagagagagagagagagagagagagagagagagagagagagagagagagagagagagagagagagagagagagagagagagagagagagagagagacagagacagagagaaagagaaagagcataagagagagagaaaaagacagagacagagacagaatgagagagacagagagagagagagagagagagaaagagcatatgagagagagagagggggggaagagttagagatagagaaagagcataagcgagagagacagagacagagacagacagacagagagggagagagagggagagagaaagtttAGTCGTCCATTCCACGTCCTCTTACATCCTAGAAGCATGCTCCTTACACTCCATATACATAGTGTAGGTATTAAAAGGTCTCTGTCGGTCCGTCACACTTTTTATCGCTGATACTCTGTAGTTTATTGGCCGATTTGCCttttaaacaacaacagaatCAGACGCGAAAGTCAAAAACAATGTGGATAAATCAGCgtgaagttaaaaaaaactaaaaaaaactcaCTTAAGAAGTTCTGCAGCCAGCGTGTAGGGAATACCAATGAGGCAGGTGAAGAAGTCTGTAGCAGCCAAAGACAGAATGAACAAGGTGGACGTGGTTTTGTCCTTCTTCTGGTAGTAGATGTAGAAGGCCAAGGCATTGCCCACAACCCCCAGGATGAAGAACACAATCAGCATCACAAAGGTCACGATGAGAACCGCTTCGTAAGTAGGTCCTGTGAGGAAGACGAAATCAAATGTTTAAGCaggagaaagtgtgtgtgtgtgtgtaggggggaggggtatgtgtgtgtgtgtgtgtgtgtgtgtgtgtgtgtgtgtgtgtgtgtgtgtgtgtgtgtttgtgtgtgtgcgtgcgtgcatgcgtgcgtgcgtgcgtcgcgtgcgtgtgaatgtgtgtttcagtttcttctttctttctttttttgggaggaggaggggagtacgatcaaaaagaagaacaagaagaggaaACGTAACAAGCGTATCATACCAGACTCCTCTGGAGGAGGGGTGGAATTTAGTCCTGTATCCCCAGGATCTATGGAAAAGTCCTTCGGGGTTGTCGAGAAGGTGATAAGAATTGTTGACGAATTCATCGTGAATATTTTCCGTTGTTACTGTCACACACCAAAATCACGAAGAGACGTTAATCCAGAAGATTGCAAAAGGAACCATTTTGCCACGAGGATGTCTGCCTGGTCGCACAAGAACCGTTTGCGCTTGTTGGTTGCAGTGTTGCTGAATCTCAGCAacaacacacgcgcacacaaaaaACGAGATAAAAAAATACTAGGTTTCAGTCTGAACCACTGTGCGAGATGGTTGAGTTTTGATCCAAAATTCTGTGTTCTATATTTCTCAACATGTTTGCCAAATGTATTTCTTGGTAGATGTATTACATTCGAAAACTAATTTTATATATTCGATTTTTTTTATCGTTGAAGTTTGATGCTGAAAAATACTTCGATTAAGTCCTTGGTAAGCAAATCTTGTAGTCAGCTCAAGGAACGCCAGGGTCTTTTAACACAGTCAAACCAGACAGCATCGTACACGTCCTAGTTTTCACACCCTGTAAAGTTTCGATTTGCACATGAGGGCGACTTTCATGTAAATGTTCGTTCGATCTTTTCTCAGATGTGTAAATGTGAGTGTCACGTGACATGTATCAGTTCATTGCAGGTCGATTTCACATACAGACTTGGTTTCCAATGAGGATTTCACAGGGAACAGTTTCATGTACTGGTCAAGCTCAACGCCTTACACTCGAAAGTCTGAGTGAAGGCACCTTCACAGCATCAGAATATACAGCGAGAATACAGACATAACTTACTTTCACATCAGAGGACAGTATCGCAATTGTTCCAGGCTAGAATGAGTCTAGTACGGAAAAGGAATCTGGTGAAGACATTGAGTCCGAAGTGTTGAGTCAGACCGTTATCTCACCGCACGAAACAATAATCACCAATGGGTTCCAGTCCCTACAACTTCACATGGAGCACTCTCATTCGTGTTTCAATCCACAAAGATCAATAAGACCTGTTTCCGATCATGAAATCGATGTTCGGTAACACGTGGATATTTGTCCTAAGGATGTCAATTAGATATCTTTCTAGACTTCACGTGTCGTAATTGCAAGTTAGCGTACACTAGAACACTGCACCCAGCAAGAAAATAGCGTCAGCTGACTTTATCTGGACTTGAAGGTGAATTCGCTCGCATGCGTATCGTTCGTGTTGTCTAACAGATAGTATAATGATTTCTATTCGCCAAGGAATGGTGCTAATAAAGAAGTTGACATCAACATCCTTGCAGGAATGCTTTACAAAAACATTAGATTGAAAACATCAACAGTAAATACTATCAGGAAGTGATCACCTTTCATATCACGTGGAAAGTCGACTAACTTTCCAAACTGTTCAAACAGTAGGTACAAGCTACTATGGGCATGCAGCTTATTGTTCAGCGTCGTAGGTTACACACTTCTCGACCTGTTCTTTTGTATTCACATTAAATCACAACTTAcgactttaaaaacaaaaatatatatatattgtatataTGGCCCCCCTCGAGTTGATCGACAGCCAAACAGCATCACTCCGATGAAACTCCTCAGAATTGATAGCTCCACTCAGACTGCCTTGATGCTGTTCTGATAGCTCAGGTGACAACAAATGTCGGCATCGCACGCGCGGGTCTTGAGCGGGGGGGTTGAGCAGCAGCTTTGATCTATCCGCCAGTCCTGCGCAAATGTTTCTGTCACGTTTCTTGCGTCAGAGACCTGCAACACAGAAAATACCGCGTCGTGAATGATGCGTCATAGTTTTCACAAATTAGTGCCAACAACCTTTATAATGGCGTGGCAGACATGGGCTTCGAGGCTTGCTAGAAAGTTGATTAAGGTGCGGCTCGTAATCTGGACAATGACTTCGGGTAATCTTCAGTTCCAGGGAGACTGCTCGCAGCGGTTATCGACCTTTATTCCACAGCTTAATTATATCTGCCACAATGACAGGGGCTGTTTTTTGTGCTGTCGTTTTACGATAGCCACGAGCTTATTAGCCTAACTGAGTTATAGATTGGCATCATTCATTATTTGGTTACATTAATTGTCGTCAGCTTAAACCTCAGtctgcaaaaacacacacattgttttcacatgtaacaaaaaaaagattaagaAAGCGATACAATAATAaaggaatcaatcaatcaatgaaccaatcaatcaatcatgtaatcaatcaatcaattaaaggctgacatagtcctatttaattagtttaattacttatAAAtacttttcccatcgttgcggggatgtataaagtaagcttcctgcaaagttttaggtttgaagtccttaccaattacgagaaataattaattctttattgcattgtttagcaacagttctccaggacttgggctatttttagaccgttgacgtcacttcgtgacgtttcgtaaaccaaagatggcgtttgagactgttctgtttacattcgacacgatcaacaccactttgcaatactgaaatacttttttctgtgttcgaaagctacagccaatcgttattatatccccttaggtacagttttataacattattggcacatgtaaacaatatgaattaattaatgaacgctacgaatatggcagcctttaattaatattaaatcaatcaatgagtcaaTAAACTGTGCTGTCTTTGAATCATGCAATCATCTTGCTGAATTTTGGGCAGCAAGAAAGAACCCAAGACTGTTGATATCCGTTACATGTTTTCCGGTTGCAGGATGAATCAAATGTTCGGGGTGGAGATAGAAAAGGAATACTGAAAAAGCAAACATAACAGAAAGGGAAAGGGGAGCGCGTTGATGGgttgagggagagggagaaaaacGCATTTATCATCTTGAATGCATACAGGTTCGTAAATTCGACAACTTATGTTTTCCCctcaaaggcacactcctttgTGCACAGTGGAGTTTTTTAATCAatttagtaaaaaaaacaaaaaacaccagtGGCTTTTCAAGcaattaattcatcaacaaatcCAACTCGCCACAGCAAGAAgtcaaattgttgatttgtggtatgtttCCAAGTTGAGGAATGGTATTATTCCATGAAAAAGCCTGGTCAAATCTGAGACGGTAAGTCGAACTGTTAACATGGGAAGGAGGTTGCCTTTAAACACCATGGCATTGACCATAAtgatagtgttgttgttgttgttgttgttgttgttgttgttgttgttgttgttgttgttgttgttggtggttttttttcgtttaggggtgtgtgtgtgtgttttattacaCCAGCCAAATTCGTTCCATCTGTAAACCTAGGAACTAGAAAATATTCATTTAGAAACCACCCTGAATCCTTGATAGCATAATGCATGTACGTGTCTTTTCATGACAACGTTTTCCGACGACAAATTTCAGAATGTTCAAATGAACATAGCATACATCTCTAGCTCTGGTGCGGTCAGCACAGTCATACGCATCGTATTTAGACTAACACCTACATCAAACCCACGAATTAGCTATGTAATAGTATTCTGAATCGAAATCAACCTTTCCCGATAAAGTTTCACgaaatgtcttcttcttcttcttcttcttcttcttcctcctcctcctcttcctcctcctcctcctcctcctccttctccttcttcttcttcttctttttcttcgttcatgggccgaaactcccacgttcactcgtgttgttttttgcacgacggttgttttttacgtgtatgatcgttgtTACCCCACCAtccaggcagccatacgctgctttcgggggAGTCATACTCCTCGACTTCGACAACAACGATCGTATAATTGTCGGTCGATATAAACAGCAATGTTTTAtttcataaacagaacacattCAAACAAGCCCTATCAAATCTAAGAAAATGAAGGCGTTTCATACATGGTTTAGCCTCAGAAATCCGACATTCCTGCAGTATTTGACTTGCTTTTCACAAGGAAAGGGGACAACAGAACGTCGTCTGCTAGTCTATTTTGCCTCATCTGATCAAGTATATCGATTCCGATAACAAAACACATTGAGAAAATAATGCACTCGCCTTTACTGTCACCGCAGAATAGCAACGTTAAATTGTGCTTCATTTTATTCCAACCcaatgtaactgctttgaagTGTAAAGGTACTAGTCATAGCTAGCTAGCTAGCTAGCTTAGTCATACATTATTTTGTTCTGAAGTTTATGTGTCTGTATTGCCTTGAATGTTTAGCACAGCGTAGAGAATTAAATGACAGAACTATCACCAAAAAACAGAGCGATAGGCAGAACCAGTGTGACAATCCTGTACGtataaaaaagttaaaaattaTAACAAAGATAAAATGTGCTCGGCGACAAATGTATTTCTCATAATCCTACTAAAGCAGCAGCAACTGTTGTTGATCAAAGGTTGGTCAGCCTGTAACCTTAGTTTTGttctaaaataataataatactaatgaCAGCtgatatagcgcgaaccacagtaaactatgctctccgcgctttacatgtTAACTATGAATACAACCAGGATCAGTGTTTGGCCAACTAGAACGATTTATAACTGAAGGTTTCATTTGGAGAGAAAAAcgtcagaaaaaaaaattaagataaTTAAGATAACAAGGTGATCTGACAATATCATTTGTGCGTCAAAGGAAGGTAAAACAACATGTGTACAATGATTAGGAGAAAAGGATCAAATTTTGTTATGCTTTTTATGTTATCTTCTTTGACAGTTggattatttctttctttctttctttatttggtgtttaacgtcgttttcaaccacgaaggttatatcgcgacggggaaaggggggagatgggatagagccacttgtcaattgtttcttgttcacaaaagcactaatcaaaaatttgctccaggggcttgcaggcgatgtgtggcactaaaattaaacttggagtctaaacaacgaagtgactgtggtaagatgaacaaagttaaaaaaaacaaaggaatactgtactcaccaatacaagaacgagacaagacggtacgaattttcctgatgaagcttccataagcgaaaattcgtaccgtcttgtctcgttcttgtattggtaagtacagtattcctttgttttttttaactttaaacttggagaatacatggaataacctagttttcttggtagttattgaagtgacttaatACAATGAATGAAAAATGTGTAACTATTATTGGACACAGATCGCTGTTGCTATGGAAgcagccgccatattggatttctaataaacggttttacagcgacatcatacattagaaatgcatgatatttagcacaaagatacacatgacttttatcgACAATCATAGAGAACGATATTTTtactaaagactacagttggatttatattaatttttgtaataaggattaatgaatttctaaccgcatattcattaatccttatttcaaaaattaatataaattcaactgtagtcttttctCAAAACAATCGTTCTAGATGATTTTAGATACAAAtaatgtgtatctttgtgccaaatattaagcatttctgatgtatgatgttgctgtaaaaccgtttcctataAATCCAATATGGCGATGTTTAGCCAGTTCCCATAGCACCGGCAGTCTATGTCCTGTAGTAttcacatatttttcatttctttgcaTAAGTCACGTTAATAACTACCCCGAACACTAAGTTATTGTATTCTCAAAGTTTAATGTTGGTGATTTTAGTGTCTCACATCGCCTGAAGGTGTGGCATGCAAAATGGCAAGGCTGTATTTCTGAAAACAACAGAAATAATGTGTAAATAatgaacaaaataaatgttgattTTGTGAGGGCTTTCGAAGATAGACAATAATTATGCACCTACACACACAATTCGATCTAAGTTGTCTCTGGTATGCGctgtcctacacacacacacacacaca is a window from the Littorina saxatilis isolate snail1 linkage group LG10, US_GU_Lsax_2.0, whole genome shotgun sequence genome containing:
- the LOC138979226 gene encoding orexin receptor type 2-like translates to MLIVFFILGVVGNALAFYIYYQKKDKTTSTLFILSLAATDFFTCLIGIPYTLAAELLKYKLHYDFVCKCYMFLMTFNIPLSAFIMVAVGFDRYFCICHPFLHVMTVKRAKICLICLTLLASVFGIITALGYGVYYLDIKEVPVSLTSSGSSLATLVGSTTMTTVVDGRADTGSVYSVLNGTSNIVPVSAGDSLYEATTRLLSTATVTPPGGDARVNNTDSEEEPEYIMLNKTVTIYFGTCVGNPLIYSNDFHDVYQKIYAALFLVCFLVLALLYALIYRSILIRRAWKAKRKRMSCYASTVNGPETAPEETQLTNINNGNNGTETTTTGRVPTRTSVALRDRMLYANIKTAAMLFVVTVVFVISFLPSWLIGLKAVGMNYIIFYIFFLNNVANPFIYAFMNRTFRDDLRSLLKRMKNRLSGW